The sequence below is a genomic window from Acidilobus saccharovorans 345-15.
GGGCGGCACGGGCGGGGCTCAGTAATTTTACGTTAAGCGGGCGCAGCAGTCCGGGTGGCCGCTTGGGCTGGGAGCCCTTCGAGAGGCTGCACTCAAGGTACGACTCCTGGTTCTCCAGGAACGCCGTGACCGCGGAGAACGAGGTGAAGGCTCTTATGAAGGCCGTCGAGGGGGCCGGGAGGCCGTGCGTCGAGGTAGGCTCGGGCACGGGCTTCTTCGCCTCAAGGCTTGGCTGCCTCGGCGTGGAGCCGAGCGTAAACATGGCCAGGCTCGCCCTGAGGAGGGGGGTGCAGAGCGTCCAGGGCAGGGCCGAGGCGCTGCCGCTGAGGGACTCCTCGGTCAGCGCTGTGATCTTCGTTGTGACGCTCTGCTTCCTCAGCGACCCGGCGGCCGCGATGGCTGAGGCCTCGAGGGCCCTCGTTAGGGGAGGCGTCCTGGTGAGCTGCATTGTTGCCAGGAGCTCGCCCTGGGGGCAGCACTACATCGGCCTCGGCAGGGCCGGGCACCCGTTCTACTCCATTGCTAAGTTCTACGACGTCGACGAGGTGGAGTCCATGGCGGTCTCGGCCGGGCTAAGGCCAGAGGGACACTTCGCGACCCTGACCTACGGCCCCCTCGACGAGCCAAGGGAGGAGGAGCCGAGGGAGTACAGCGGGGCTGAGGGCTTCGTGTGCTCAAGGTTCAGGAAGGCCTAAGGCGGCAGCCCCTGGGCGAGCTTGCAATGTGCGACCTGGGCTCGCTAAGGGACATCCTCAAGGTAGCGGGCAGACCGCAAAGCTGGAGCCCCAGTGAGAGGGCCGCAGACATCAAGGGCGTGACCGACAGGGACGGGCCGGTGAGGAAAAAGAGTCAGGGGGAGACTTTGCCTAGCGGCCTTCAGGCTTAACTGTTATGCTCGTCGCACCGGCCGGCGCGCCGCTAAGTCAGCCTCCGCCGCCCAGCGCCTCCACCCACGCCCTGGCGGCCTGCTGGAGCACCTGCATAGGAGATGATGTCGGCGACGACAGCCACTCGAACACGGGCCCGTTGAAGGAGGGTATGAGCACGGGGTAGGTCTGGGGGAGGGTTGGCGGCGTGGCAGTGGCGTTCTCGTTAGCGACAAGTATGGCCCTGAGCCACTCCCTCTCATAGGCCGGCAGGGAGGCGTTGTTCATGACCTGCAGGTAGGCCTCCCTTGATATGGGCAGCGAGCCCTGGGCGTAGAAGGCCCTGACCTGGAACTGTGGGCTCACTATGAACTGCAGGAACTCAAGGGCGAGCTGCTTGTGCTGCGAGTACCTGCTTATTCCCAGGAACGTGGACCCGGGCTCGCCGTAGCCCCCCGGCAGGGGGGCCATCAGGAGCTGGGAGGCGACGCTGGAGTTCATGCCCATTATGTCGTTGGCCCACGCTATTGCCCCAGCCGAGCTCCCCTGGGAGAGTATGCTGACCAGGGCGCTGTAGCCTATGGCAAGCTGCGACGGCGGGGGCTCGTAGCTGACCAGCTCCCTGAGGGTCTCTAGGGCCTCAACGCCTGCAGTGCTGTTGAACGCGGGCGGCGGGAAGCCGTGGCCCCACCAGCTGGGCACGCACCCCATGAACATTGTGCCGTAGCCCGGGAGGCCGGCCGGGTTGCCGCAGTTGAGGCTCTGGTTGTGCATGTAGTACCACTCGAAGATAGCCGGGAACGTGTCTATAAGCTCGTGCTTCGGCTCGTCCTCCACCAGGAAGCCGTACTTTGTTATGTTGTGGCTCACGAAGAACTTGTCTGCGTCTACAACCTGGCTCCAGTTGCCCCAGGTCCAGGGGTTGAGGCTGAAGCCGTACTCCTCCTGGAACTCGTGTTGCAGGGTGGCGTTGTTGAAAAGCGTGGCGTTGTAGGCTAACAGCTCAACCCAGGTCTGGAACGCTATCCCTATGACCTCTGCCCTGCCCGAGGAGGCGTTGTAGTAGAGCCCTCCGAAGTCCTCCTGGTCAGCTATTATGTCGCTCCAGTTGAAGTAGCTCGTGTTCAGGGGGACCAGGTAGGGGGCTATGAGTTGGGAGGAGGTGGGGGTGAAGGTTACTACGTCGTACTCCAGGCTCCCGGCCTTGAGCACCGTGATCTCCTGCTCCACGTAGGTGTCCCACGGGTACGAGACCACCCTGACCTTGACGCCAGGGTGCTGGGCCTCGAACTCCTCTGCCGCCATCTCAACTACGGGGGCCACGTCGTTGTAAGTCACCACGGTTATGGTGACCTGCCTCGCTGGCCTGTAGAGGTAGGCTGCCAGGGAGGCCGCCACCGCGACTACTATTATGATGGCGGCCGCCACGGTCCACCTCACTGGCCCCACCGGGGTTTACTTGAAACCCATAAGTAATCAGCCCTGCTGAACGTTCATCTCCGGGCCCCGCGGCGGGGCGGCAGGCCCCGTTGGCCGTCGGAGGCCCCTTCATGGCATCCCGCCTCACGGGCTGGGCCTCGGCCGCGCGGCCCTTATTGGCTGGGGAGGTACCCAGTTACTGGGGAGGTACCCTGCTATTCGACCCCAGGCCGAAGGAGGACCCCAGGGACCTCTTTGACAGGGAGGAGGAGCTGAAGGCGCTCAGGTCAGGGATCAACTACCCGGTGACGCTCCTCCTCGGCCTCAGGAGGAGCGGCAAGTCGTCCATTGTTAAGGTGCTGATGAGACAGGAGGACGCCCTGTGGGTCTACCTTGACATGAGGAAGTTCGAGGGGAGGGCGTACATAACCTACAGGGACCTGGTGCAGGAGCTTGAGGGGGCCATCAACTCGTGGCCCGAGAGGCTCAGGCAGGCCTTCAGGGGGCTGAGGGGTGTCAGGCTGGCGGGCGTCGAGGTCAGGCTCTCCTGGGGCCCAGGGGACAGGGCGGAGATAAGCGACGTCCTTGAGAGGCTCTCGGAGGTAGCTGAGGAAGAGGGGAGGAGGCCAGTCGTGGTGTTTGACGAGTCGCAGGAGCTGAGGAGGCTGAAGGGCTACGACCTGCTGTACCCCATAGCCTACGCATACGACAACCTGAGGGTCAGGTTCATATTCACCGGGAGCGAGGTTGGCATGGTGTACAGGTTCCTTAGGCTTAACGACCCTGGGTCGCCGCTCTACGGCAGGGCCGTGACGGAGATCAACGTGGGCCCCTTCAGCAGGGGGCTCTCGCTCGAGTTCCTGAGGAGGGGGTTTGAGGAGGTCGGCATGAAGGTCCCCGAGGCCGAGGTCGAGGAGGCCTACGACAGCCTCGGAGGGATCCCCGGGTGGCTGACGTACTACGGCTTCTACTACATGCAGCTCAGGGACCACAGGGAGGCCCTCAACAAAACCATATCAACGGGCGTCGAGCTGGTCAGGCAGGAGTTCAGGGGCTTCCTCGTTGGCAGGGAGGCTGCAAGGGAGAGGTACTACACTATCATGGAGGCCTGCAGGGAGGGCTGCACGTGGAGCGACGTGAAGAGGGCCCTTGAGGCCAGGGAGGGGGCTAGGGTCGACGACAAGCAGGTCACACTGCTCATCAGGAACCTCGTGGACGCCTCGTTCCTCACGAGGGAGGGCGACCTTTACAGGCCCGCTGACGTCCTTATCAGGAGGGCGTTCCAACGGCAGGGCGGGAGCGAGACTACTCACAGCCTTAGGATCTGACTTCCTCCCGCCTCTTCCAGGGCGAGGCCTGCCAACCTTTTGTTACCTCACCCAGTATCCGCGCAATTGTTTATAAATAATTATAATTATTAGCTAATAAACGCGGCGTTGGACACGCTTGACATCACGTCGCCGTTAAGCATGTGAAGCTGGAACTCATAGATGACCCCAGAAGACAGAGCGTTGCCGCCGTTCACGGCCCAGGCGCTGCTGACCCCGGACAGGGTGCCAGTTATGTAGGCAGCTGTGCCAGAGCCCACAAGAGTGATTATAGCGGTGCCGAAGCTTGCGCAGCAAAGCTGAGGGCGTGGTAGAAGTAACCGGATAGGTTAGTTATAACGTTAGGTTTATTGGAAACATTAGCACTGGGAGTATTAGCAACGTTAACGCTTGGGACGTTAGCCGCGCTGACAGATGGCATGTTTGTCGCACTCACAGTTGCCCTTTTTCTTAACGGGCCTCCTGCTGGACTACTGGCATCGGTACTGGCTGTAGAGGTGACCACGGGGAGGCCGCTGGGGGCGCCTGCGCCTCTGCCGACCTTATCCTAGCCATCTTCATGCCAACTGCGTTAGCGGCGGCAAGAGCAGCTGACGCGGCTAGCTGACGTCCTTCTCGAGGAAGTAGTTCAGCAGGTCGTATATGGATATGGCAATTATAGTGCCTGCGGTCATCGCGGCCCACGCTGGCTTCTTGAGGTAGTTGAAGAGAACGTAGAACATCCATGCGGAGACTAGCCTCGTGGCCTCCTTAACGATGAACGTGACGTTCTTATTGGTAACGCCCTCGTGTGCAAGGGCGCTTGTAGCGGACATTGTTATGAACTCCTCAAACAGCGTTGAGACCGCATGTACTACGAGGCCCTCCCAGAACTGCTTGTCGTGCAACACATCTCCTGTCACTTATATCGCCAGTTAACTATTTTGTAACTTCAATGCTTAAAAATGTCACGTTGATTAGCAGAGCGCATGATCATAACTGTGCTTGCATCGTAGGAGTGATGCAAAACTGTCCTGACACCCTCCCCGCCCTGAAGGATGAAGGCTTACAGGACTGCCCACAGGCCTGCAGCTCACCGCCCTCACCTTATCACCTCGCGGCTGGCGGCGCTGAAGGTATCCGCCCCGCCCGTCCAGAGATAGGCCTGCGAGCCTTGGTCAAGCAAGCCATGATGTGGCCGCCGAGCGTTAGGGTTCGCGTTGCTGGTCCTGCAGTTTACGGGCGGACGACCTAAACAGCTACCAGGGAGTGGGCCCTGGCGCGGTAAGTCCAGCCACAGGCCCTCAGCTCGTCGAGCCCCTGGCCGGGTAGGGGACTATGGGAACCATGAACTTCTCCTGCAGCTTGGCGAAGAAGTACCTCTTGTAGTAGGCGGCCTCGTTGACGTCAACGTATGCCAGGGCGTTCTCAGGGCACGCCTTGACGCACTGCGGGTCGCCGCCGCAGAGGTCGCACTTCACGGCCTTCTTCTCGAGGTGGTCAATCGTTATCACTCCGTAGGGGCAGACCTCCACGCACCTCTCGCAGCCGTCGCACCTTGCCCTGTCTATCGCCACCGAGAACGTGTTGGGGTCCCTGTAGATGGCGTTGTGCGGGCACACTCCGTCCACGGCGCAGAGGCCGCACTGTATGCAGAATAGGGGGGCGTCCAGGGGCTCCCTCTCGAGCCTCAGCACGTGGATAGCGGAGAGCTCCGGGTCGAAGACCTTGAAGTGCTCAAAGCTGCAGGCGAGCTCACACCTCCCGCAGCCCGTGCACCTTTCAGGAATGGCAATGAGCTGCTTCAAGGGGTCCTCCCAGGGTATCAGGCCGACTAGAGTATTTCAATATATCCACGGGGGCCCGAAAAGGCTTCTAAGGCCCCGCCCAGGCCCACACGAGGCCCCAGTCCGCCGCGTAGAGGTAGCCCGTGCCTGAGCCGACGCCGACGTAGTAGGCTCCAGCCGCCGGCGGGCTGAAGTAGCTGCCCACGTACTCGCTGAAGGTGGAGTTGTAGAAGGGGTAGTTCAGGTCCACGGCCCTGCCGTATATGTAGCCGTTGGACGGGTCGTAGGTGACGCACACGAGGACGTAGTCGCCTGGCCCTGGGACCCAGGGGGTCGGGCTCCAGGAGCCGACGCCGTCCCATCCGCTCCACGGAGGGCCAAGGTTAGGGCTCGGGCTTGGCTCAAAGTTTGCTGTGAGCCCAGCTTTCTTCCCCTTGCCGGCGACGGTGACGCTCACCACCCAGGCGTTCCAGGGGCCGCTGCTGCCCCCGATGCCCGGGCCCGTGGCCAACGAGAGGTTGTAGTACCAGGCCGGGTCGAACTGGACCACCAGGTAGGAGCCATTGGAGGCCGGGTACATGACGTCGCCCATGACTGGCGAAGGGGGCTGGCTCAGGCTCTCCGAGGAAACGTATGGTATTGACTGGTTGGCCGCCTTGCCCTGCGGCGCCAGGAAGAGGTAGAAGTAGACCCCGTGGCCCAGGGCCAGGCTTGGGCTGCTGTAGGTTACCACTGCGGCGATCGTCAGGTTATGCCCTCCTGCATAGCTGTAGCTCCAGAGGACCGCCCCGGCCGAGGGGGCGTACTGAAGATTGCCGTAGTACTCCTGCAGGTAGCCAGTCATGTCCATTACTGGCTGGGCGGCCGAGCCCGCGTACCACAGGTCCCAGTAGTAGGCCTCGGCCGCCGAGGGGCCTAGGTCGTAGGGCCACCCGCCGCTTGGCGTGCCGTCATAGTCGCCCTGGTAGTACATAGTGGTCTGGAGCGACTGGCCGTCAACGAAGCTCAGCGCCGCCCCCTGGGGCGGCTGGTGGACCGCCGTCCTCAGGCCGTAGACGAAGCTGAGCCCCAGGGCCGAGGAGGGGCTGAAGGCAAGGCTGCCGGAGAGGCTAACGCTCGACAGCGGGGCGCCGGAGAGCAGGTACAACAGGTAGGTGTCCCCCCTCCGAACGCTGATGGTAGTCGAGCCCCCTCCAAGGGATATCGTCGCGGTGCCGTTCTCCGCCGCCGTGAACACTGATATGGGCCACTGCAGCTTGTACTCATAGCCCCGCTGGGCTGGGACCAGGAGCGTGAAGGCGTAGCCGCTTGAGCCCTGAACAGCGCCGTAGTAGAGCACGGAGAGGTTGGGAGCAAACCCGCACGCGGGCGCCGAGGCCTTATAAACTACAGGGCTTGCCACGGGCTCCAGGCTTACAGCTGCCCTGTAAACTATGATAAGGTCCGCCTCCGCCACCGCCAGGGCGGCGAGCACTGCAAATGCTAGCAGCAGCGGGGCTGCCCTCCTCAAGCCCTGCGCCTCCTTATGTACCTGGCCCTCCTCATTATCTCCCTGGCTGCCCACGGCTTCGTCCTCTCCAGCTCATCTATGCCTACCCCGAAGATCCTCCTGGCCTCCCTGTCGGCGACCTCCCTTACCGGCTCCCCCTCGTCATATATGTGCGACCTGGCCTCGCCGTAGCCCGGCGAGTACCTTGAGTAGAGCTCAACCGCCCTGGCGAGCCCCGGGCTCCTCCTCCTGAGCTCCTCAAGGCCGACGCCGAACCTCCTCCTCGCCAGGGCCTCAGCGGCCTCAACAATCTTCCTGACCTCGCCCCAGGCCGAGGCAGCCAAGGCGGCCCCCGCTGAAGCCGTGAGCAGGGCCACGGAGGCGTAGTTGAGGCTGACCGAGGCGCCGGGCACCACGAGGGCTGACGAGGGGCCGTAGTTTATGGTGAGGCCCCCGAGCCCCCTGAGGCCCTCGGCCACCTCCAGGGCTGCGGTGAAGTAATAGGATAGGGCCGCGAGCGCGAGGTAGGCCGCCCTGGCCCTCCTGTTAAACGCTATGTAAACTGCTGAGGCCCCCAGGAGCACCTCGGGGACGGCCATGGGAGGGTAGACTGTTACCTTGGAGTAGGTGGGCGTGACTACCCTTGAGACCAGGCCAACTCCTATGTAGTAGTACCTCGCGTCTGCGACCACCGCCGGCAGGGCGGCCAAGGCGCCGAGGGAGGCTATTATCAGGGACGCGGCGGCCGCGGCCAAGATCCTAGCCCTGGTAGCCAAGGAGGCCCACCTCCTGCGTCACGTTGCCGTAAGGTGAGATGTAGGTGACGTTGGCCAGGGCCCTGATCTGGTAGACGTCCCCTGGCCTCAGCGCGCTAAGATCCTCATAGCTGCAGTTCAGCAGCTGAAGCTTGACGGTCCCCTGGCCGGCCGGCGCCAGTGCCCTGGGGGTCACGCACCCTGAGAGCGCCAGGGCGGACAGGTTGTAGTTTATGTAGGTGACCTGACCCGCGGAGATCATAACGGGGAACGGCGAGACGTAGCTCAGGAACAGGAGCGGCTCGCCGTCCTCGAAGGTTACGTTAACGGGCCTCAGCGACATGACCGCCGTGACCAGCCTCTCGAAGTATGAGATCACGTAGCCCCTGTCGCCCAGGGACACGTTGACAGCGAACCTGGCCTCAGAGCCCACCAGCTGGGGCTGGAGGGGCAGCGAGACAGTGTTGATTCCGCAAGTCGCGTTAAAGGTGCTGTAGCCCACCACCCTGTCGCCCAGGTAGACCTCCACTGAGCCCCCGAGGGGCCTCACGCGGCAGTCGCTTATCGTTATGTTAACGTAAAGCCTGTCGCCTACGCCGCTGACGTTAACCAGGCTGACGTTAAACGGGGGCTCGGGCAGGGGGCGGCCAAGGGGTCCCAGGTACCTCAGCACTACAAGCGCGCCTAGGACCGAGACCACTATTACAACGGCGGCGTAAGCGTAGTTGACCTCATCGTTGCCCAAGGCTGCCCCCTGCCGCCCTTTAAGGCCTCCTTCTAGTAAGCAGGGCAGCGCGAACGTAAAAGGGGCCGTGAGACGTCACGACGACGTTACGTTCTCGACCTCAAGGTACAGGGTTAGGGTGCCGCTGCTGCCATACGGC
It includes:
- a CDS encoding class I SAM-dependent methyltransferase — encoded protein: MKAVEGAGRPCVEVGSGTGFFASRLGCLGVEPSVNMARLALRRGVQSVQGRAEALPLRDSSVSAVIFVVTLCFLSDPAAAMAEASRALVRGGVLVSCIVARSSPWGQHYIGLGRAGHPFYSIAKFYDVDEVESMAVSAGLRPEGHFATLTYGPLDEPREEEPREYSGAEGFVCSRFRKA
- a CDS encoding extracellular solute-binding protein → MRWTVAAAIIIVVAVAASLAAYLYRPARQVTITVVTYNDVAPVVEMAAEEFEAQHPGVKVRVVSYPWDTYVEQEITVLKAGSLEYDVVTFTPTSSQLIAPYLVPLNTSYFNWSDIIADQEDFGGLYYNASSGRAEVIGIAFQTWVELLAYNATLFNNATLQHEFQEEYGFSLNPWTWGNWSQVVDADKFFVSHNITKYGFLVEDEPKHELIDTFPAIFEWYYMHNQSLNCGNPAGLPGYGTMFMGCVPSWWGHGFPPPAFNSTAGVEALETLRELVSYEPPPSQLAIGYSALVSILSQGSSAGAIAWANDIMGMNSSVASQLLMAPLPGGYGEPGSTFLGISRYSQHKQLALEFLQFIVSPQFQVRAFYAQGSLPISREAYLQVMNNASLPAYEREWLRAILVANENATATPPTLPQTYPVLIPSFNGPVFEWLSSPTSSPMQVLQQAARAWVEALGGGG
- a CDS encoding AAA family ATPase; its protein translation is MAGEVPSYWGGTLLFDPRPKEDPRDLFDREEELKALRSGINYPVTLLLGLRRSGKSSIVKVLMRQEDALWVYLDMRKFEGRAYITYRDLVQELEGAINSWPERLRQAFRGLRGVRLAGVEVRLSWGPGDRAEISDVLERLSEVAEEEGRRPVVVFDESQELRRLKGYDLLYPIAYAYDNLRVRFIFTGSEVGMVYRFLRLNDPGSPLYGRAVTEINVGPFSRGLSLEFLRRGFEEVGMKVPEAEVEEAYDSLGGIPGWLTYYGFYYMQLRDHREALNKTISTGVELVRQEFRGFLVGREAARERYYTIMEACREGCTWSDVKRALEAREGARVDDKQVTLLIRNLVDASFLTREGDLYRPADVLIRRAFQRQGGSETTHSLRI
- a CDS encoding 4Fe-4S dicluster domain-containing protein, whose protein sequence is MKQLIAIPERCTGCGRCELACSFEHFKVFDPELSAIHVLRLEREPLDAPLFCIQCGLCAVDGVCPHNAIYRDPNTFSVAIDRARCDGCERCVEVCPYGVITIDHLEKKAVKCDLCGGDPQCVKACPENALAYVDVNEAAYYKRYFFAKLQEKFMVPIVPYPARGSTS